One window from the genome of Alphaproteobacteria bacterium encodes:
- a CDS encoding Re/Si-specific NAD(P)(+) transhydrogenase subunit alpha, whose product MKVAIPKEIRENETRVAASPAMVKKLVELDLEVVVQSGAGLAASTPDEAFVEAGADIATDAAATYDGADLVLKVARPMTANEGTDEMALLPSGATLVGLLAPLQHRDQVAAYAAGGITAFAMELIPRISRAQSMDALSSQSNLAGYKAVLDAANEFGRIFPMMMTAAGTVVPAKVLVLGAGVAGLQAIATAKRLGAVVSAFDVRPAVKEQVESLGGKFIEVADEDAESAESAGGYATEMSEDYQRRQSELIHETLKSQDIAICTALIPGRTAPTLITELMVSGMKPGSVIVDLATETGGNCELSEHGKVVVKKDVSIVGHANVPGRVPVDASALYARNLLNFLSPMINTESKSLAIDWEDEVNTGACLTRDGKVLHPLLTGGVN is encoded by the coding sequence ATGAAAGTCGCGATTCCGAAGGAAATCCGCGAGAACGAAACTCGTGTGGCCGCCTCGCCAGCCATGGTGAAAAAGCTCGTCGAACTAGACCTTGAGGTGGTCGTACAAAGCGGTGCCGGTCTGGCCGCGTCCACCCCCGACGAGGCCTTCGTTGAGGCTGGGGCCGACATCGCTACCGATGCTGCCGCCACCTACGATGGCGCCGATCTCGTGCTTAAGGTGGCGCGGCCGATGACGGCTAACGAGGGCACGGACGAGATGGCGTTGCTGCCGAGCGGCGCGACGTTGGTAGGCCTGCTCGCGCCCTTGCAGCATCGCGACCAGGTGGCGGCCTATGCTGCGGGGGGCATCACCGCCTTCGCCATGGAGCTGATCCCGCGCATCAGCCGGGCCCAGAGCATGGATGCGCTGTCGTCCCAAAGCAATCTCGCGGGCTACAAGGCGGTGCTCGACGCGGCCAACGAGTTCGGCCGCATCTTCCCCATGATGATGACCGCCGCCGGCACAGTTGTCCCCGCCAAGGTGCTGGTGCTCGGCGCCGGCGTCGCCGGTTTGCAGGCAATCGCGACGGCCAAGCGCCTCGGCGCCGTGGTTTCCGCCTTCGACGTGCGGCCCGCGGTTAAGGAGCAAGTCGAGAGCCTCGGCGGCAAGTTTATCGAGGTCGCTGACGAGGATGCCGAAAGCGCCGAAAGCGCGGGCGGCTACGCCACGGAGATGAGCGAGGACTATCAGCGGCGCCAGAGCGAGCTGATACACGAGACCCTTAAGAGCCAGGATATTGCCATCTGCACCGCCCTGATCCCAGGGCGCACGGCACCGACCCTAATCACAGAGCTAATGGTTAGCGGCATGAAGCCAGGTTCGGTGATCGTCGATTTGGCGACCGAGACCGGCGGCAATTGTGAGCTCAGCGAACATGGCAAGGTGGTGGTCAAGAAGGACGTGAGCATTGTCGGCCACGCTAATGTGCCGGGCCGCGTGCCAGTCGATGCCAGCGCGCTTTATGCCCGCAACCTGCTCAATTTTCTCAGCCCCATGATCAATACCGAGTCCAAGAGCTTGGCAATCGATTGGGAGGACGAGGTAAACACCGGTGCCTGCCTCACCCGCGACGGCAAGGTGCTCCACCCGTTGTTGACAGGGGGAGTGAACTGA
- a CDS encoding NAD(P)(+) transhydrogenase (Re/Si-specific) subunit beta, with product MSVNLSALAYLAAAVCFIFALKGLSSPTSSRRGNLFGMAGMAIAIATTLAQPGMSSFGWIVTAMAVGGAVGAIIALKIEMTAMPQLVAAFHSLVGLAAIFVAAAALYAPEAYSIAGADGVIKTASRIEMSLGVIIGAITFTGSIIAFAKLQALMSGAPVTFPMQHLVNLFVGVAIVGLMIGFCLNQSPELFWAMTALALAIGIMIIIPIGGADMPVVISMLNSYSGWAAAGIGFTLQNTALIIVGALVGSSGAILSYIMCKGMNRSFISVILGGFGAEDGAQATGRSDKTVKSGSADDAAFIMTNAETVIVVPGYGMAVAQAQHALREMADELKKAGVTVTYAIHPVAGRMPGHMNVLLAEANVPYEEVFELEEINSDFPTADVAFVIGANDVTNPAAHNDPQSPIAGMPILDVEKAKTVLFVKRSLSPGYAGIDNEVFYQDDTMMLFGDAKKMVEEIVKAL from the coding sequence ATGTCAGTAAATCTCTCTGCGCTCGCCTATCTTGCCGCCGCAGTCTGCTTCATTTTTGCCTTGAAAGGACTGTCCTCACCAACTTCGTCACGGCGCGGAAACCTGTTCGGCATGGCCGGCATGGCCATCGCTATCGCAACCACGTTAGCCCAGCCTGGCATGAGTTCGTTTGGCTGGATTGTCACCGCCATGGCGGTCGGCGGCGCGGTCGGCGCAATCATCGCGTTAAAAATCGAGATGACGGCGATGCCACAGCTCGTTGCGGCCTTCCACAGCCTGGTCGGCCTAGCGGCAATATTCGTCGCGGCAGCCGCATTATATGCGCCCGAAGCATACAGTATTGCCGGCGCCGACGGCGTTATCAAGACCGCCAGCCGCATCGAGATGTCGCTCGGCGTGATTATCGGCGCCATCACCTTCACCGGCTCAATCATCGCCTTTGCCAAGCTGCAGGCACTGATGTCGGGTGCGCCGGTTACCTTTCCCATGCAGCACCTGGTAAACCTGTTCGTGGGCGTGGCAATCGTTGGACTGATGATAGGCTTCTGCCTCAATCAGAGCCCGGAGCTGTTTTGGGCCATGACGGCGCTAGCTCTGGCCATCGGTATCATGATCATCATCCCTATCGGTGGCGCAGACATGCCGGTAGTGATCTCTATGCTCAACTCCTATTCGGGCTGGGCCGCGGCTGGCATCGGCTTCACGCTGCAGAACACTGCACTGATTATCGTCGGGGCGCTGGTCGGTTCGTCCGGCGCAATTTTATCCTACATCATGTGCAAAGGTATGAATCGCTCCTTCATCAGCGTCATTCTCGGCGGTTTCGGGGCCGAGGACGGGGCGCAGGCTACAGGCCGCAGCGACAAGACCGTGAAGTCGGGCAGCGCTGACGATGCTGCCTTCATCATGACCAACGCGGAGACAGTCATCGTCGTGCCCGGCTACGGCATGGCGGTGGCGCAGGCCCAGCATGCCCTGCGCGAGATGGCGGATGAGCTGAAGAAGGCAGGCGTCACGGTAACCTATGCCATCCACCCCGTCGCCGGCCGCATGCCGGGACACATGAACGTGCTCTTGGCCGAAGCAAATGTACCCTACGAGGAAGTTTTCGAGCTCGAGGAGATCAACTCCGACTTCCCAACAGCCGACGTCGCCTTCGTTATCGGCGCCAACGACGTCACCAACCCGGCCGCGCATAACGATCCGCAAAGCCCAATCGCCGGCATGCCCATCCTCGATGTTGAGAAGGCGAAGACGGTACTATTCGTCAAGCGCTCGCTGTCGCCGGGCTATGCCGGCATCGACAACGAGGTGTTCTACCAGGACGACACCATGATGCTGTTCGGCGACGCCAAGAAAATGGTTGAGGAGATCGTTAAGGCTTTATAA
- a CDS encoding proton-translocating transhydrogenase family protein: MIDPFIVDFTIFVLAVFVGYYVVWSVTPALHTPLMSVTNAISGIIVVGALIAVGTQVDTIAKGVEEGMTFSQVIGIVAVAIASVNIFGGFIVTQRMLAMFKKRR; this comes from the coding sequence ATGATCGATCCGTTCATCGTTGATTTCACTATTTTCGTACTTGCCGTATTCGTCGGCTATTACGTGGTCTGGAGCGTCACCCCGGCACTCCACACACCGCTTATGTCGGTAACCAACGCCATTTCTGGCATTATCGTGGTCGGCGCGCTGATCGCCGTCGGCACCCAGGTCGATACCATTGCGAAAGGCGTCGAGGAAGGTATGACATTCTCGCAGGTGATCGGCATCGTCGCGGTTGCCATCGCGTCTGTAAACATATTCGGTGGCTTCATCGTCACCCAGCGCATGCTAGCGATGTTCAAGAAGCGGCGCTGA
- a CDS encoding glycerophosphodiester phosphodiesterase family protein, with protein MIGHRGAPALAPENTLSGIREAQRAGLDWVELDVMLTRDRVPVIFHDHRLERLTGTNGFVSQTLSDDVVGLSVSGCKSPENTVPTLADALALVVELSLNLSLEIKVNRLAHGRTPERWQVATAETVCAVLGTWRPTSKQRIILGSFHAACLHVARERLPQCDRDFKVGRHRRGWRQIVAETTPQILSFDHLYDGPRRIADYAGRVSTVWAYTINDPIAARKLAGRGVSGIYTDRPGPILAGFDRP; from the coding sequence GTGATAGGTCACCGGGGCGCCCCGGCGCTCGCGCCCGAGAACACCCTGAGCGGCATTCGTGAGGCACAACGAGCGGGGCTTGACTGGGTCGAGCTCGATGTCATGCTGACCAGAGACAGGGTGCCGGTGATCTTCCACGACCACCGCCTGGAGCGGCTAACAGGAACAAATGGCTTCGTTTCACAAACGCTGTCGGACGATGTCGTCGGCCTGTCTGTATCGGGTTGTAAGTCGCCAGAGAACACGGTGCCTACGCTTGCCGATGCCTTAGCGTTGGTTGTCGAGCTATCTCTCAATCTGAGCCTTGAAATCAAGGTCAACAGGCTCGCCCACGGGCGGACGCCAGAGCGCTGGCAGGTAGCGACAGCCGAGACCGTCTGCGCCGTGCTGGGGACCTGGCGACCGACGAGCAAGCAGCGCATCATTCTTGGCAGCTTCCATGCCGCTTGCCTGCATGTAGCGCGCGAACGCCTGCCGCAATGCGACCGCGACTTCAAGGTCGGCCGCCACCGCCGCGGCTGGCGTCAGATAGTAGCCGAAACTACACCGCAGATCCTCTCCTTCGACCATCTCTATGATGGCCCACGGCGCATCGCTGACTATGCCGGGCGCGTGTCCACGGTCTGGGCCTACACGATCAACGACCCCATCGCCGCCCGCAAGCTGGCCGGGCGCGGCGTCAGCGGCATCTACACCGATAGGCCGGGACCGATATTGGCGGGCTTCGACCGGCCCTAA